A genome region from Neisseria meningitidis includes the following:
- a CDS encoding inner membrane protein YpjD encodes MPTVFIFLTAVYAGLGAFAWHCQQQGLGRDYPWKTELPVLGAALTVHGAALLMPVIQDKIIIMGFGYSGSLIVWMMLFIYFAGSFFYSLRGVQLLLYPCAALMLLSGLVFPGKFSGYEITDLPFMLHIGTSLLAYGLFGIATLLSVLTLLLNRSLHRRNFSKLAGFLPSLLSLEKLMFQAMWAGFILLTYSVVSGTFFAEAVFGKPMTFTHKTVFGILSWLIYGGLLLKHSMTAWRGKKAAVWTIIGFVSLMIAYMGSKFVLEIILNR; translated from the coding sequence ATGCCGACAGTTTTCATCTTTTTGACGGCGGTTTACGCAGGATTGGGTGCATTTGCATGGCACTGCCAACAGCAGGGGCTCGGCCGGGATTACCCGTGGAAGACGGAATTGCCGGTTTTGGGCGCGGCATTGACCGTCCATGGCGCGGCACTGCTTATGCCGGTCATTCAAGACAAAATCATCATTATGGGCTTTGGGTATTCCGGCAGCCTGATTGTTTGGATGATGCTGTTTATTTATTTTGCCGGCAGCTTCTTTTATTCGCTGCGCGGAGTGCAGTTGCTGCTGTATCCTTGCGCCGCACTGATGCTGCTGTCAGGTTTGGTTTTTCCTGGAAAATTCTCGGGATATGAAATTACCGACCTTCCCTTTATGCTGCATATCGGAACTTCGCTGCTTGCATACGGGCTGTTCGGCATCGCAACATTATTGTCCGTTTTGACCCTGCTGCTGAATCGGAGCCTGCACCGCAGGAACTTCTCCAAGCTCGCAGGATTCCTGCCGTCGCTGCTCAGTTTGGAAAAACTCATGTTCCAGGCCATGTGGGCAGGTTTCATCCTGCTGACCTATTCCGTCGTCAGCGGAACATTTTTTGCCGAAGCCGTATTCGGCAAACCCATGACCTTTACCCATAAAACCGTATTCGGCATATTGTCATGGCTGATTTACGGCGGACTGCTGCTCAAGCACAGCATGACCGCATGGCGCGGCAAAAAAGCCGCCGTGTGGACCATCATCGGATTTGTCAGCCTGATGATTGCCTATATGGGCAGCAAGTTCGTATTGGAAATCATTCTGAACAGATAA
- a CDS encoding thiol:disulfide interchange protein DsbA/DsbL, translated as MKLKTLALTSLTLLALAACSKQAETSVPADSAQSSSSAPAAPAELNEGVNYTVLSTPIPQQQAGKIEVLEFFGYFCPHCAHLEPVLSEHIKTFKDDTYMRREHVVWGDEMKPLARLAAAVEMAGESDKANSHIFDAMVNQKINLADTDTLKKWLSEQTAFDGKKVLAAFEAPESQARAAQMEELTNKFQISGTPTVIVGGKYQVEFKDWQSGMTTIDQLVDKVREEQKKPQ; from the coding sequence ATTGGCCGCTTGTAGCAAACAGGCTGAAACCAGTGTTCCGGCAGACAGCGCCCAAAGCAGCTCATCTGCTCCGGCAGCCCCTGCTGAGTTGAACGAAGGTGTGAACTACACTGTATTGTCTACGCCTATTCCGCAACAGCAGGCCGGTAAAATCGAAGTATTGGAATTTTTCGGCTACTTCTGCCCGCATTGCGCCCATCTTGAGCCGGTCTTGAGCGAGCACATCAAAACGTTTAAAGACGATACCTATATGCGCCGGGAGCATGTCGTGTGGGGTGATGAAATGAAACCTTTGGCACGTTTGGCGGCCGCAGTGGAAATGGCCGGTGAATCAGATAAAGCCAACAGCCATATTTTCGATGCGATGGTTAATCAAAAAATCAATCTGGCCGATACCGATACCCTGAAAAAATGGCTGTCCGAGCAAACAGCGTTTGACGGCAAAAAAGTATTGGCTGCATTTGAGGCTCCTGAAAGCCAAGCGCGTGCGGCTCAAATGGAAGAGTTGACCAATAAATTCCAAATCAGCGGCACACCGACTGTGATTGTCGGCGGCAAATACCAAGTTGAATTTAAAGACTGGCAGTCCGGTATGACCACGATTGACCAGTTGGTGGATAAAGTACGCGAAGAGCAGAAAAAGCCGCAATAA
- the ffh gene encoding signal recognition particle protein, whose amino-acid sequence MLDNLTGRFSNVLKNIRGQAKLTEDNIKEALREVRLALLEADVALPVVKEFINNVKEKALGQEVAGSLTPDQAFIGVVNKALTELMGRENKTLDLSVAPPAVVLMAGLQGAGKTTTVGKLARLLKNDQKKKVLVVSADVYRPAAIEQLRLLAEQVGVDFFPSDTNQKPVEIATAAVDYAKKHFYDVLMVDTAGRLAIDEEMMNEIKALHAAVNPVETLFVIDAMLGQDAVNTAQAFNEALPLTGVVLTKMDGDSRGGAALSVRHVTGKPIKFIGVGEKINGLEPFHPDRLASRILGMGDVLTLIEDVQKGIDEAAAAKMAKKLQKGKGFDLNDFKEQIQQMRNMGGLENLMSKMPGELGQISKQIPEGTAEKAMGKVEAIINSMTPKERANPALLKASRKRRIAMGAGTTVQEVNKLLKQFEQMQQMMKMFSGNGLGKLMRLAKGMKGMKGMFPGL is encoded by the coding sequence ATGTTAGACAATTTAACCGGCCGCTTCAGCAATGTTCTCAAAAACATCCGCGGGCAGGCCAAACTGACCGAAGACAATATTAAAGAAGCCTTGCGCGAAGTCCGCCTCGCCCTGCTTGAGGCGGATGTCGCCCTGCCTGTCGTCAAAGAGTTCATCAACAACGTCAAAGAAAAGGCCCTCGGTCAGGAAGTAGCGGGCAGCCTGACGCCGGATCAGGCATTTATCGGCGTGGTCAACAAAGCCCTGACCGAACTGATGGGCAGGGAAAACAAAACGCTGGATTTGTCGGTTGCGCCACCCGCCGTCGTGTTGATGGCGGGTTTGCAGGGTGCCGGTAAGACAACAACCGTCGGCAAACTCGCCCGCCTGCTGAAAAACGATCAGAAGAAAAAAGTTTTGGTGGTATCTGCCGACGTTTACCGCCCTGCCGCGATTGAACAGCTGCGCCTGTTGGCTGAACAGGTCGGCGTGGACTTTTTCCCATCCGATACCAACCAAAAACCGGTTGAAATTGCCACTGCCGCCGTCGATTACGCCAAAAAACATTTTTACGATGTCTTAATGGTCGATACCGCCGGCCGTTTGGCAATCGATGAAGAGATGATGAATGAAATCAAAGCCCTTCATGCTGCGGTCAACCCGGTTGAAACCTTGTTTGTTATCGATGCCATGTTGGGTCAGGATGCGGTGAACACTGCTCAGGCATTTAATGAAGCCCTGCCGCTGACCGGTGTCGTATTGACCAAGATGGACGGCGACTCGCGCGGCGGTGCGGCATTGTCCGTACGCCATGTAACCGGCAAACCGATTAAATTTATCGGTGTCGGCGAGAAAATCAACGGCCTCGAACCTTTCCACCCCGACCGTCTTGCCAGCCGTATCCTCGGCATGGGCGACGTATTGACCCTGATTGAAGACGTTCAAAAAGGTATTGATGAAGCCGCCGCCGCCAAAATGGCGAAAAAGCTGCAAAAAGGCAAAGGCTTCGATCTCAATGACTTTAAAGAACAAATCCAGCAGATGCGCAATATGGGCGGCTTGGAAAACCTGATGTCAAAAATGCCGGGCGAACTGGGTCAAATATCGAAACAAATCCCCGAAGGTACGGCTGAAAAAGCGATGGGCAAAGTGGAAGCCATCATCAACTCGATGACCCCTAAAGAACGCGCCAACCCTGCCCTGCTCAAAGCTAGCCGCAAACGCCGTATTGCGATGGGTGCGGGTACGACCGTGCAGGAAGTGAATAAATTGCTCAAACAGTTTGAACAAATGCAACAAATGATGAAGATGTTCAGCGGCAACGGCTTGGGCAAACTGATGCGCTTGGCCAAAGGCATGAAGGGAATGAAAGGCATGTTCCCAGGTTTGTAA